In Vagococcus hydrophili, one DNA window encodes the following:
- a CDS encoding rhomboid family intramembrane serine protease translates to MNQLSDTWNKIKRGPYMVYLFLTIQIVVYLLMEIFGARFGVFSGSENPYILTLFGAMSPQLIVENHEYWRFVTPIFVHIGLTHIAINSLTLYFAGRLLEPIIGHLRFFFLYMMSGIIGNLLSFAFNNSGGVSAGASTSIFGMFAAFIVLGRIYSYHPMIRQMSQTMTMLIIMNLVMNLFSTGVDMFGHMGGALGGLLIMVVIGVPKNHLQNKMNVHQRIATGIFTVFLIGFCLFYGFSKF, encoded by the coding sequence ATGAATCAATTGTCAGATACATGGAACAAAATAAAAAGAGGACCATACATGGTGTACTTGTTTTTAACCATACAAATTGTGGTTTATCTTTTAATGGAGATTTTTGGGGCTAGATTCGGGGTTTTTAGCGGATCAGAAAATCCTTATATCCTAACCTTATTTGGAGCTATGTCGCCTCAATTAATCGTTGAAAACCACGAATATTGGCGTTTTGTAACCCCAATCTTCGTCCACATAGGATTAACTCATATCGCGATAAACTCCTTAACTTTATATTTTGCGGGAAGATTGTTAGAACCGATTATCGGTCATCTACGTTTCTTCTTTCTATATATGATGAGTGGGATTATCGGTAATTTATTAAGTTTTGCATTTAATAACTCAGGTGGTGTTTCTGCTGGGGCAAGTACGTCAATCTTTGGGATGTTTGCAGCCTTCATTGTTTTAGGGCGAATCTATAGTTATCATCCGATGATTCGTCAAATGTCACAAACAATGACTATGTTGATTATTATGAACCTAGTGATGAATCTATTTTCAACAGGGGTGGATATGTTTGGACATATGGGCGGTGCACTTGGCGGATTGTTAATAATGGTGGTTATCGGTGTGCCTAAAAATCATTTGCAAAACAAAATGAATGTTCACCAACGAATTGCTACTGGGATTTTTACCGTCTTTCTAATCGGATTTTGTCTGTTTTATGGCTTTTCCAAATTTTAA
- a CDS encoding 5-formyltetrahydrofolate cyclo-ligase, producing the protein MKKEIRKKVLHDLKELSKRSVEKKQIEENILNQLFQTKAWQEASVIGTTLAMDKEFNTLPLIKQAIEEGKTICVPKTFGLGKMDFYYYDLEEPLEETNFGVLEPTNNQKFEKEQIDLLIVPGVAFSKEGYRVGFGGGFYDRYLPDFKGQTYSLVFKEQTGYDWQPSQYDIPVKEMITATTTGGSR; encoded by the coding sequence ATGAAAAAAGAAATTCGAAAAAAAGTACTACATGATTTAAAAGAATTAAGTAAACGTTCTGTGGAAAAGAAACAAATAGAAGAAAATATTTTAAATCAATTATTTCAAACGAAAGCTTGGCAAGAGGCTAGTGTGATTGGAACAACTCTCGCAATGGATAAAGAATTTAATACATTGCCACTAATCAAACAAGCGATTGAAGAAGGGAAAACTATCTGTGTTCCTAAAACATTTGGTTTAGGTAAGATGGATTTTTACTATTATGATTTGGAAGAACCTTTAGAAGAAACCAATTTTGGTGTCCTAGAGCCAACAAATAATCAAAAGTTCGAAAAGGAACAAATCGATTTGTTAATTGTGCCAGGGGTGGCTTTTTCTAAAGAAGGGTATCGTGTTGGTTTTGGTGGTGGTTTTTATGATCGTTACTTACCTGATTTTAAAGGGCAGACCTATAGCTTAGTTTTTAAAGAACAAACAGGATATGATTGGCAGCCAAGTCAATATGATATTCCTGTCAAAGAAATGATTACAGCAACTACAACAGGGGGAAGTCGATGA
- the rpmG gene encoding 50S ribosomal protein L33, translated as MRINITLECTECKERNYLSNKNKRNNPDRLEVKKYCPRERKVTLHRETK; from the coding sequence ATGCGTATAAATATCACTTTAGAATGTACTGAATGTAAAGAAAGAAACTATCTTTCAAATAAAAACAAACGTAACAACCCTGATCGTTTAGAAGTTAAAAAATATTGTCCACGTGAACGTAAAGTTACTTTACACCGTGAAACAAAATAA
- a CDS encoding penicillin-binding transpeptidase domain-containing protein, with product MRNNKTPWRPFSKKNKAEQDTKKSHVPFRLDFLFFIVFLLFTALVVRLSYLQINKHDEFAEIVEKGQKSIIEENAPRGYIYDAKGKVLVGNKANQAILFTRSTGMTAEEIKKISKQIVDLIAIEPEKLSERDKKDYILSDPKELKKAEGKLTVSDKLNTKGEQLSSSDLYKKTLDKVDVKDYEFTKEDEKIATVFKKINSAYALQPVTVKNKDVTPEEIAVVGENTATIPGLSAGTDWEREYPEKDQIRSILGTVSTEKQGLPEEKAEEYLKKGYKINDRVGLSYLEESYENDLKGKRGESEITTDKNQKITSKKEVKPGEKGDNLVLTIDLEFQKKVEEILESNYQSLINSGKAQYSDGAYVVVTEPSTGNVLSMVGLNKDPETGELVDDALGTYKKAYEPGSSIKAATIMSGYENGIISGNETMIDEPLVFEGGQTKSSLFNQYGSYPLTTVQALEVSSNVYMMKIALGMMDATYTPNMSLPFRTDVYNTLRKTYEEFGLGIPTEIDLPSEETGIVRTNYKDKNGNYLPGVMGNLLDLSFGNYDTYTPMQLNQYVATVANGGTRVAPHVVKGVYGNDNSGNLGEVKKEIKPKTLNKIEGKESEFDIIHQGMVQVVNGPMGTAHGAQGASLPIAAKTGTAETFAVNPTNNNVETVINSTIVGFAPYDNPQIAVSVVLPKIKDDKDATNVAILKQVVNAYAETHQ from the coding sequence ATGAGAAATAATAAAACACCATGGCGTCCCTTTTCAAAGAAAAATAAAGCAGAACAAGATACAAAAAAATCCCACGTTCCATTTAGATTGGATTTTCTTTTCTTTATCGTCTTTCTTTTATTTACCGCATTAGTAGTTAGACTTTCTTACCTTCAAATCAATAAGCACGATGAATTTGCTGAAATTGTCGAAAAAGGTCAAAAAAGTATTATAGAAGAGAATGCTCCTCGTGGTTATATCTATGATGCCAAAGGAAAAGTATTAGTAGGAAATAAAGCAAATCAAGCCATTCTTTTTACAAGAAGTACGGGCATGACAGCTGAAGAGATAAAAAAAATAAGCAAGCAAATCGTCGATTTAATTGCGATTGAGCCAGAAAAATTATCTGAGCGAGATAAAAAAGATTATATTTTGTCAGATCCCAAAGAATTAAAAAAAGCAGAAGGTAAATTAACGGTTTCAGATAAATTAAATACAAAGGGCGAGCAATTATCATCAAGTGATCTGTATAAGAAAACTTTAGATAAAGTTGATGTTAAAGACTATGAATTCACAAAAGAAGACGAGAAGATTGCCACAGTCTTTAAAAAAATCAATAGTGCTTATGCCTTACAACCAGTTACCGTTAAAAATAAAGATGTAACACCAGAAGAAATTGCGGTTGTCGGAGAAAATACGGCAACAATTCCTGGTCTTTCAGCAGGAACAGATTGGGAAAGAGAATATCCTGAAAAAGATCAAATTAGATCGATTCTAGGTACTGTTTCGACTGAGAAACAAGGTTTACCAGAAGAAAAAGCAGAAGAGTACCTTAAAAAAGGTTATAAAATCAATGACCGTGTTGGTTTGAGTTATTTAGAAGAATCTTACGAAAATGACTTAAAAGGTAAACGTGGTGAGTCTGAGATTACTACAGATAAAAACCAAAAAATTACTTCTAAAAAAGAAGTCAAACCGGGTGAAAAAGGGGACAACCTTGTTTTAACCATTGATTTAGAATTCCAGAAAAAAGTCGAAGAAATATTAGAAAGTAATTATCAAAGTTTGATCAATTCTGGTAAAGCACAATATTCAGATGGTGCTTATGTCGTTGTAACTGAACCGTCAACCGGAAATGTATTATCCATGGTTGGTTTAAATAAAGATCCTGAAACAGGTGAACTAGTCGATGATGCGTTAGGAACATATAAAAAAGCTTACGAACCAGGATCATCAATCAAGGCAGCAACGATTATGTCAGGGTATGAAAATGGCATTATCAGTGGAAATGAAACAATGATTGATGAACCTTTAGTCTTTGAAGGCGGTCAAACAAAATCATCATTATTCAATCAGTACGGTTCTTATCCACTTACAACAGTGCAAGCACTAGAAGTATCTTCCAACGTTTACATGATGAAGATTGCATTAGGCATGATGGATGCAACATATACACCTAATATGTCATTACCGTTTAGAACAGATGTTTATAATACTTTAAGAAAAACCTACGAAGAGTTTGGTTTAGGAATTCCAACAGAAATTGATTTACCAAGTGAGGAAACTGGAATTGTGAGAACAAACTATAAAGATAAAAACGGTAATTATTTACCAGGTGTTATGGGTAATTTACTTGATTTATCTTTTGGTAACTACGATACTTATACACCAATGCAGTTAAACCAATATGTGGCAACTGTTGCTAATGGAGGAACTAGGGTCGCGCCTCACGTTGTAAAAGGGGTGTATGGCAACGATAACTCAGGTAACTTAGGTGAAGTTAAAAAAGAAATTAAACCTAAAACATTGAACAAAATTGAAGGTAAAGAATCTGAATTTGATATTATTCATCAAGGAATGGTTCAAGTAGTTAATGGACCTATGGGAACGGCTCACGGGGCCCAAGGAGCAAGTTTACCAATTGCAGCTAAAACAGGGACAGCCGAAACATTTGCTGTGAATCCTACAAACAATAATGTAGAAACAGTGATTAATAGTACAATTGTTGGTTTTGCACCTTATGATAATCCACAAATTGCTGTTAGTGTAGTTCTTCCGAAAATTAAGGATGATAAAGATGCTACTAATGTGGCTATCCTGAAACAAGTGGTGAATGCTTATGCTGAAACGCATCAATAA